A DNA window from Pseudomonas tohonis contains the following coding sequences:
- a CDS encoding aspartate aminotransferase family protein: protein MNMPQTSTPSLASQLKLDAHWMPFSANRNFQRDPRLIVAAEGSWLIDDQGRRIYDSLSGLWTCGAGHSRKEIQEAVAKQLGTLDYSPGFQFGHPLSFKLAEKIASLTPGELNHVFFTGSGSECADTAIKMARAYWRLKGQPQKTKLIGRARGYHGVNVAGTALGGIGGNRKMFGQLMDVDHLPHTLQPGMAFTKGMAATGGVELANELLKLIELHDASNIAAVIVEPMSGSAGAIVPPVGYLPRLREICDQHNILLIFDEVITGFGRMGKWTGAEYFGVTPDLMNVAKQITNGAIPLGAVIATREIYETFMNQATPEYAVEFTHGYTYSGHPVACAAGLAALEVLEKENLIQQSAELAPHFEKALHGLKGAKHVVDIRNCGLAGALQIAPRDGDAIVRPFEAGMALWKAGFYVRFGGDTLQFGPTFNAKPEDLDRVFDAVGQALQGVS from the coding sequence ATGAACATGCCGCAGACCTCCACTCCCTCCCTGGCCAGCCAGCTGAAGCTGGACGCCCACTGGATGCCGTTCTCCGCCAACCGCAACTTCCAGCGTGACCCGCGCCTGATCGTGGCCGCCGAAGGCAGCTGGCTGATCGACGACCAGGGCCGTCGCATCTACGACAGCCTGTCGGGCCTGTGGACCTGCGGCGCCGGCCACTCGCGCAAGGAAATCCAGGAAGCCGTCGCCAAGCAGCTCGGCACCCTCGACTACTCCCCCGGTTTCCAGTTCGGCCACCCGCTGTCCTTCAAGCTGGCCGAGAAGATCGCCAGCCTGACCCCCGGCGAGCTGAACCACGTGTTCTTCACCGGCTCCGGCTCCGAGTGCGCCGACACCGCCATCAAGATGGCCCGTGCCTACTGGCGCCTGAAAGGCCAGCCGCAGAAGACCAAGCTGATCGGCCGTGCCCGTGGCTACCACGGCGTGAACGTCGCCGGCACCGCCCTGGGCGGCATCGGTGGCAACCGCAAGATGTTCGGCCAACTGATGGACGTCGACCACCTGCCCCACACCCTGCAGCCGGGCATGGCCTTCACCAAGGGCATGGCCGCCACCGGTGGCGTTGAGCTCGCCAACGAACTGCTCAAGCTGATCGAACTGCACGACGCCTCCAACATCGCCGCCGTGATCGTCGAGCCGATGTCCGGTTCCGCCGGGGCCATCGTGCCGCCGGTGGGCTACCTGCCGCGCCTGCGCGAGATCTGCGACCAGCACAACATCCTGCTGATCTTCGACGAAGTGATCACCGGCTTCGGCCGCATGGGCAAGTGGACCGGCGCCGAGTACTTCGGTGTGACCCCGGACCTGATGAACGTCGCCAAGCAGATCACCAACGGGGCCATCCCGCTGGGCGCCGTGATCGCCACCCGCGAGATCTACGAGACCTTCATGAACCAGGCCACCCCGGAATACGCGGTGGAGTTCACCCACGGCTACACCTACTCCGGTCACCCGGTCGCCTGTGCTGCGGGCCTGGCCGCCCTGGAGGTGCTTGAGAAGGAAAACCTCATCCAGCAGTCCGCCGAGCTGGCTCCGCACTTCGAGAAGGCCCTGCACGGCCTGAAGGGTGCCAAGCACGTGGTCGACATCCGCAACTGCGGCCTGGCCGGTGCCCTGCAGATCGCCCCGCGTGACGGCGACGCCATCGTCCGTCCGTTCGAGGCCGGCATGGCCCTGTGGAAGGCCGGCTTCTACGTCCGCTTCGGCGGCGACACCCTGCAGTTCGGGCCCACCTTCAACGCCAAGCCGGAAGACCTCGACCGCGTGTTCGACGCCGTCGGCCAGGCCCTGCAAGGCGTCAGCTGA
- a CDS encoding nucleoside-binding protein, translating to MKKALQGATVALALFTVGEASALEWMNNSIGFRYGQQFTNPNNPNKFAKRIYSFTHASGYQYGSNFFNLDVFLSDNRDPRKGTDHGGSEVYAVYRHQLFASRVFDQKQGDGLIKDYAFTAGFDVNRNNNRASSNKRAIVFGPTLKFNTVGVLDLSLLYYRERNQTGIPGARHEEMTFDGTYNLNLTWLRPFQVGDHTAKFQGYINHVGEKGEDYNDRDTASETLMRTSLMVAARPGKNIKPNLWFGVGYEYWHNKFGVHGGRGSRTSTPTLNMEFSF from the coding sequence ATGAAAAAAGCACTGCAGGGAGCCACGGTCGCTCTCGCCCTATTCACGGTCGGGGAAGCCTCCGCGCTGGAGTGGATGAACAACAGCATCGGGTTCCGCTACGGACAGCAATTCACTAACCCGAACAACCCGAACAAGTTCGCCAAGCGCATCTACAGCTTCACCCACGCCAGCGGCTACCAGTACGGCAGCAACTTCTTCAACCTGGATGTCTTCCTCTCCGACAACCGCGACCCGCGCAAGGGCACCGACCACGGCGGCAGCGAGGTCTACGCGGTGTACCGCCACCAGTTGTTCGCCTCGCGGGTGTTCGACCAGAAGCAGGGCGACGGCCTGATCAAGGACTACGCCTTCACCGCCGGCTTCGACGTCAACCGCAACAACAACCGCGCCTCGTCCAACAAGCGCGCCATCGTGTTCGGCCCCACCCTCAAGTTCAACACCGTCGGCGTGCTCGACCTGAGCCTGCTCTACTACCGCGAGCGCAACCAGACCGGCATCCCCGGCGCGCGCCACGAGGAGATGACCTTCGACGGCACCTACAACCTCAACCTCACCTGGCTGCGCCCCTTCCAGGTCGGCGACCACACCGCCAAGTTCCAGGGCTACATCAACCACGTCGGTGAAAAGGGCGAGGACTACAACGACAGGGACACCGCCTCCGAAACCCTGATGCGCACCTCGCTGATGGTCGCCGCGCGCCCGGGCAAGAACATCAAGCCCAACCTCTGGTTCGGCGTCGGCTACGAGTACTGGCACAACAAGTTCGGCGTCCACGGCGGCCGTGGCAGCCGCACCTCCACCCCGACCCTGAACATGGAGTTCAGTTTCTAA
- a CDS encoding LysR family transcriptional regulator: MTGKLRIHSPAIHYFDMVRRCNSIREAARRLNVASSAVNRQILKLEDEIGAPLFDRLPAGLRLTPAGEILTRHITVVLQDVERVRSELDAMQGLRTGHVEIATVEGVTIDLLPRVLKAMHERYPRVTIGVTAMGSQAIPEAVLSGAADLGLAFFLPRSAELQQLSVGHFRLGAIVPRGHPLASLHEVSFAACVEHGLILAKRELSIHHLLGPLQKRMSLADRPVLESSSVELARQLVKRGMGVAFQTRIGIEADLEAGDLVHLPLTDNGGIFNDLGLYVRGGRYLPVAVDALARQLTEEITLREREERPQPRSTSGNRP, encoded by the coding sequence ATGACCGGCAAGCTGCGCATCCACTCGCCCGCGATCCACTATTTCGACATGGTGCGCCGCTGCAACTCCATCCGCGAGGCCGCGCGCCGGCTCAACGTCGCCTCCTCGGCGGTGAACCGGCAGATCCTCAAGCTGGAGGACGAGATCGGCGCGCCCTTGTTCGACCGCCTGCCCGCCGGCCTGCGCCTGACGCCGGCCGGGGAGATCCTCACCCGCCACATCACCGTGGTGCTGCAGGACGTCGAGCGCGTGCGCTCGGAACTGGACGCCATGCAGGGCCTGCGCACCGGCCACGTGGAGATCGCCACCGTCGAAGGCGTGACCATTGACCTGCTGCCCCGCGTGCTCAAGGCCATGCACGAGCGCTATCCACGGGTGACCATCGGCGTCACCGCGATGGGTTCGCAAGCCATCCCCGAGGCGGTACTGAGCGGCGCCGCCGACCTCGGCCTGGCCTTCTTCCTGCCCCGCAGCGCCGAGTTGCAGCAGCTCAGTGTCGGCCACTTCCGCCTCGGCGCCATCGTGCCGCGTGGGCATCCGCTGGCCTCGTTGCACGAAGTGAGCTTCGCCGCCTGCGTCGAGCACGGCCTGATCCTGGCCAAGCGCGAGCTGTCCATCCACCACCTGCTCGGCCCGCTGCAAAAGCGCATGAGCCTGGCCGACAGGCCCGTGCTGGAAAGCAGCTCGGTGGAGCTGGCCCGACAACTGGTCAAGCGCGGCATGGGCGTGGCCTTCCAGACCCGCATCGGTATCGAGGCCGACCTCGAGGCCGGCGACCTGGTGCACCTGCCGCTGACCGACAACGGCGGCATCTTCAACGACCTTGGCCTCTATGTGCGTGGCGGCCGATACCTGCCCGTCGCGGTGGATGCGCTGGCTCGACAATTGACCGAGGAAATCACCTTGCGTGAGCGCGAAGAGCGGCCACAGCCCCGGAGCACCTCGGGCAACCGCCCGTAG
- a CDS encoding DUF4332 domain-containing protein, with amino-acid sequence MTADQGFSPITRARLVALKGVGPTVVDRLEQIGFRTLEQLAGCEAADLTRQISQMMGSTCWHNSPQARAAIQAIIDFARQHAGTA; translated from the coding sequence ATGACCGCCGACCAAGGCTTCTCCCCCATTACCCGCGCCCGACTGGTGGCACTCAAAGGCGTCGGCCCGACCGTGGTCGACCGCCTGGAACAGATCGGCTTCCGCACCCTGGAACAACTGGCCGGTTGCGAAGCCGCCGATCTCACCCGGCAGATTTCCCAGATGATGGGCTCCACCTGCTGGCACAACAGCCCGCAAGCGCGAGCGGCCATCCAGGCGATCATCGACTTCGCCCGGCAGCACGCCGGCACCGCCTGA
- a CDS encoding uracil-xanthine permease family protein codes for MHAEESSHSELIYGLDDKPKPLLAFCAALQHVLASFVGIITPPLVIGAALGLGEHLPYLISMALMVSGVGTFLQARRPLGIGAGMICLQGTSFAFLGAVLSAGFLVKSRGGSPEDILAMIFGVCFFGAFVQVVLSRFIGHLRRVITPLVTGIVITLIGVSLIKVGITDIGGGFKAPDFGAPGNLALGGLVLATIILLNRSRNPWVRLSSILIGLAVGSVVAFFSGKLVPQALPDLPLVSVPVPFKYGFAFDWTAFVPVALIYLISTIETVGDLTANCMIARKPFKGPEYEARLKGGVLGDGVSCLLAATFSAFPNTTFAQNNGVIQLTGVASRHVGLYIGAVLFILGLFPLIGAVLQQIPKPVLGGATLVMFGSVAAAGIRILAQARLDRRSLLVIAGSFGVGLGIAAQPTLLHQLPPIVQNLFDSAITCGGITAILLSLVLPEEKPAARTDGAAERA; via the coding sequence ATGCACGCTGAAGAATCAAGCCATTCCGAACTCATCTACGGCCTGGACGACAAGCCGAAACCGCTGCTGGCGTTCTGCGCCGCGTTGCAGCACGTGCTGGCCAGCTTCGTCGGCATCATCACGCCGCCGCTGGTGATCGGCGCGGCGCTGGGCCTGGGCGAGCACCTGCCCTACCTGATCAGCATGGCGCTGATGGTTTCCGGCGTCGGCACCTTCCTCCAGGCGCGTCGCCCGCTGGGCATCGGCGCGGGGATGATCTGCCTGCAGGGCACCAGCTTCGCCTTCCTCGGTGCGGTGCTGTCGGCGGGCTTCCTGGTGAAGAGCCGCGGCGGCAGCCCGGAGGACATCCTGGCGATGATCTTCGGCGTGTGCTTCTTCGGCGCGTTCGTGCAGGTCGTGCTGAGCCGCTTCATCGGCCACCTGCGCCGGGTGATCACCCCGCTGGTGACCGGCATCGTCATCACCCTGATCGGCGTCAGCCTGATCAAGGTCGGCATCACCGACATCGGCGGCGGCTTCAAGGCCCCGGACTTCGGCGCGCCGGGCAACCTGGCCCTGGGCGGGCTGGTGCTGGCGACCATCATCCTGCTCAACCGCTCGCGCAATCCCTGGGTGCGCCTGTCGTCGATCCTCATCGGCTTGGCGGTGGGCAGCGTCGTGGCCTTCTTCAGCGGCAAGCTGGTGCCCCAGGCGCTGCCCGACCTGCCGCTGGTGAGCGTGCCGGTGCCCTTCAAGTACGGTTTCGCCTTCGACTGGACGGCCTTCGTCCCCGTGGCGCTGATCTACCTCATCAGCACCATCGAGACCGTGGGCGACCTGACCGCCAACTGCATGATCGCGCGCAAGCCGTTCAAGGGGCCGGAGTACGAGGCGCGACTCAAGGGCGGTGTGCTCGGCGATGGCGTCAGCTGCCTGCTGGCGGCCACCTTCAGCGCCTTCCCCAACACCACCTTCGCGCAGAACAACGGGGTGATCCAGCTGACCGGCGTCGCCAGCCGCCATGTCGGCCTGTACATCGGTGCCGTGCTGTTCATCCTCGGCCTGTTCCCGCTGATCGGCGCCGTGCTGCAGCAGATTCCCAAGCCGGTGCTCGGCGGCGCCACCCTGGTGATGTTCGGCAGCGTCGCGGCGGCGGGCATCCGCATCCTCGCCCAGGCGCGACTGGACCGCCGCAGCCTGCTGGTGATCGCCGGCTCCTTCGGCGTCGGCCTGGGCATCGCCGCGCAACCGACCCTGCTGCACCAGCTGCCGCCGATCGTGCAGAACCTGTTCGACTCGGCCATCACCTGCGGCGGCATCACCGCCATCCTGCTCAGTCTGGTGCTGCCGGAAGAGAAGCCCGCCGCCCGGACGGACGGTGCCGCCGAGCGCGCCTGA
- a CDS encoding TetR/AcrR family transcriptional regulator translates to MTVLVPAHSPSSTGKPAGRIRQKNEETILAAAEEEFAKHGFKGTSMNTIALRAGLPKANLHYYFSNKLGLYVAVLSNILELWDSTFNTLTVDDDPAEALARYIRAKLEFSRRFPLASKIFAMEVISGGACLEKHFDQDYRDWFRGRAAVFEAWIAAGKMDAVDPTHLIFLLWGSTQHYADFGSQICRVSGRKRLTKDDFEIAAQSLTHIILKGCGLTPPTPAR, encoded by the coding sequence ATGACTGTCCTGGTCCCCGCCCACAGCCCCAGCTCCACCGGCAAGCCCGCCGGCCGCATCCGCCAGAAGAACGAAGAGACCATCCTCGCCGCCGCCGAGGAGGAATTCGCCAAGCACGGTTTCAAAGGCACCAGCATGAACACCATCGCGCTGCGTGCCGGCCTGCCCAAGGCCAACCTGCACTACTACTTCAGCAACAAGCTGGGCCTCTACGTGGCGGTGCTGAGCAACATCCTCGAGCTCTGGGACAGCACCTTCAACACCCTGACGGTCGATGACGACCCGGCCGAGGCGCTGGCCCGCTACATCCGCGCCAAGCTGGAGTTCTCGCGACGCTTCCCGCTGGCCTCGAAGATCTTCGCCATGGAGGTGATCAGCGGTGGCGCCTGCCTGGAGAAGCATTTCGATCAGGACTACCGCGACTGGTTCAGGGGCCGCGCCGCCGTGTTCGAAGCCTGGATCGCCGCCGGCAAGATGGACGCCGTCGACCCCACGCACCTGATCTTCCTGCTCTGGGGGAGCACCCAGCACTACGCCGATTTCGGCTCGCAGATCTGCCGCGTCAGCGGGCGCAAGCGCCTGACCAAGGACGACTTCGAAATCGCCGCGCAGAGCCTCACCCACATCATCCTCAAGGGCTGCGGCCTGACCCCGCCGACACCCGCCCGCTGA
- a CDS encoding CoA-acylating methylmalonate-semialdehyde dehydrogenase: MSTIQHLIHGELVTGEGRTADVFNPSTGESTRKVALASRATVQQAIDSAKAAFPAWRNTPPAKRAQVMFRFKQLLEQNEAEISRLISEEHGKTLEDAAGELKRGIENVEYACAAPEILKGEYTRNVGPNIDAWSDFQPLGVVAGITPFNFPAMVPLWMYPLAIACGNCFILKPSERDPSSTLLIAQLLHDAGLPKGVLNVVHGDKEAVDALIEAPEVKAISFVGSTPIAEYIYAEGTKRGKRVQALGGAKNHAVLMPDADLDNAVSALMGAAYGSCGERCMAISVAVCVGDQIADALVQKIVPQIQGLKIGAGTSCGLDMGPLVTAAARDKVVGYIDDGVAAGAKLVVDGRGYRVAGHEDGYFVGGTLFDNVTADMRIYQEEIFGPVLCIVRVGSLEDAMQLINDHEYGNGTCIFTRDGESARLFCDEIEVGMVGVNVPLPVPVSYHSFGGWKRSLFGDLHAYGPDGVRFYTRRKAITQRWPQRASHEAAQFAFPSNNA; the protein is encoded by the coding sequence ATGAGCACCATCCAGCACCTGATCCACGGTGAGCTCGTTACCGGCGAAGGCCGCACTGCCGACGTGTTCAACCCGTCCACCGGCGAATCCACCCGCAAGGTCGCCCTGGCCAGCCGCGCCACCGTGCAACAGGCCATCGACTCGGCCAAGGCCGCCTTCCCGGCCTGGCGCAACACCCCGCCGGCCAAGCGTGCCCAGGTGATGTTCCGCTTCAAGCAACTGCTGGAGCAGAACGAAGCGGAAATCTCCCGCCTGATCAGCGAAGAGCACGGCAAGACCCTCGAAGACGCCGCCGGTGAACTCAAGCGCGGCATCGAGAACGTCGAATACGCCTGTGCCGCCCCGGAAATCCTCAAGGGCGAATACACCCGCAACGTCGGCCCCAACATCGACGCCTGGAGCGACTTCCAGCCCCTGGGCGTGGTCGCCGGCATCACCCCGTTCAACTTCCCCGCCATGGTGCCGCTGTGGATGTACCCGCTGGCCATCGCCTGCGGCAACTGCTTCATCCTCAAGCCTTCCGAGCGCGACCCCAGCTCCACCCTGCTGATCGCCCAGCTGCTGCACGACGCCGGCCTGCCCAAGGGCGTGCTCAACGTGGTGCACGGCGACAAGGAAGCGGTGGACGCCCTGATCGAAGCGCCTGAAGTGAAGGCCATCAGCTTCGTCGGCTCGACCCCGATCGCCGAATACATCTATGCCGAAGGCACCAAGCGCGGCAAACGCGTCCAGGCCCTGGGCGGCGCCAAGAACCACGCCGTGCTGATGCCCGATGCCGACCTCGACAACGCCGTCAGTGCGCTGATGGGCGCTGCCTACGGCTCCTGCGGCGAGCGCTGCATGGCCATCTCCGTGGCCGTGTGCGTGGGCGACCAGATCGCCGATGCGCTGGTGCAGAAGATCGTCCCGCAGATCCAGGGCCTGAAGATCGGCGCCGGCACCAGCTGCGGCCTCGACATGGGCCCGCTGGTCACCGCCGCCGCCCGCGACAAGGTGGTCGGCTACATCGACGACGGCGTCGCTGCCGGCGCCAAGCTGGTGGTGGACGGCCGCGGCTACCGCGTCGCCGGCCATGAAGACGGCTACTTCGTCGGCGGCACCCTGTTCGACAACGTCACCGCCGACATGCGCATCTACCAGGAAGAGATCTTCGGCCCGGTGCTGTGCATCGTCCGCGTCGGCAGCCTGGAAGACGCCATGCAGCTGATCAACGACCACGAATACGGCAACGGCACCTGCATCTTCACCCGCGACGGCGAGTCCGCCCGCCTGTTCTGCGACGAGATCGAAGTGGGCATGGTCGGCGTCAACGTGCCGCTGCCGGTGCCGGTCAGCTACCACAGCTTCGGCGGCTGGAAGCGCTCCCTGTTCGGCGACCTGCACGCCTACGGCCCGGACGGCGTGCGCTTCTACACCCGCCGCAAGGCCATCACCCAGCGCTGGCCGCAACGCGCCAGCCACGAGGCCGCGCAGTTCGCGTTCCCGAGCAACAACGCCTGA
- a CDS encoding cupin domain-containing protein, with protein sequence MSARPQAMPTVQVDTDEVIVTEWRFAPGAETGRHLHGHDYVVVPMTDGTLLLETPEGEKLAPLVAGRSYFRKAGVEHNVINASDHEIVFIETEIK encoded by the coding sequence ATGAGCGCACGGCCCCAGGCTATGCCCACCGTGCAGGTGGACACCGACGAGGTCATCGTCACCGAGTGGCGCTTCGCCCCCGGTGCCGAGACCGGTCGCCACCTGCACGGCCATGACTACGTGGTGGTGCCGATGACCGATGGCACCCTGCTGCTGGAAACCCCGGAGGGCGAGAAGCTCGCCCCCCTGGTGGCCGGCCGGAGCTACTTCCGCAAGGCCGGCGTCGAGCACAACGTGATCAACGCCAGCGACCACGAGATCGTCTTCATCGAAACCGAAATCAAGTGA
- a CDS encoding IMPACT family protein, producing the protein MPFTLAAPCEYREEIRKSRFIALAAPVTSAAEAQAFITAASDPAASHNCWAWKVGNQYRFSDDGEPGGTAGRPMLAAIEGQDMDQVAVLVIRWYGGIQLGTGGLARAYGGSAAKCLQGGERLPLLRLSRFRCHLAFAELALFKARLADLQAQLESEDYDAEGAWLQLALPAAQREPLQRLLGDISRGRSQLAAIEDPAP; encoded by the coding sequence ATGCCCTTCACCCTTGCCGCGCCCTGCGAATACCGCGAGGAAATCCGCAAGAGCCGCTTCATCGCCCTCGCCGCGCCGGTCACCAGCGCGGCCGAGGCCCAGGCCTTCATCACCGCCGCCAGCGACCCCGCCGCCTCGCACAACTGCTGGGCCTGGAAGGTGGGCAACCAGTACCGCTTCAGCGACGACGGCGAACCCGGCGGCACCGCCGGGCGCCCCATGCTGGCGGCCATCGAAGGCCAGGACATGGACCAGGTCGCGGTGCTGGTGATCCGCTGGTACGGCGGCATCCAGCTCGGCACCGGCGGCCTCGCCCGTGCCTACGGCGGCAGTGCCGCCAAGTGCCTGCAAGGGGGTGAACGCCTGCCGCTGCTGCGCCTGTCGCGCTTCCGCTGCCACCTGGCCTTCGCCGAACTGGCGCTGTTCAAGGCGCGCCTGGCCGACCTCCAGGCCCAGCTCGAAAGCGAGGACTACGACGCCGAAGGCGCCTGGCTGCAGCTGGCCCTGCCGGCCGCCCAGCGCGAACCGCTGCAGCGCCTGCTCGGCGACATCAGCCGCGGCCGCAGCCAACTCGCCGCCATCGAGGACCCGGCGCCATGA
- a CDS encoding Bro-N domain-containing protein: MHDAYIPTTFLRHNRPLRGVMIDNQPWFSTYDFARLLGLHHPQALHRRLKPHETRRIRLYHRRSGAEETIDAMSEAGLYKALIRFGHPECQQLDEWLTREVIPTLRDQQDTHAHTPRRVMIGWQNERLLLLEWQGELWMQWEKVPRYLES; this comes from the coding sequence ATGCATGACGCATACATCCCCACCACCTTCCTCCGCCATAACCGCCCCCTGCGCGGCGTGATGATCGACAACCAGCCCTGGTTCTCCACCTACGACTTCGCCCGCCTGCTCGGCCTGCATCATCCACAGGCCCTGCACCGCCGCCTCAAGCCCCACGAAACCCGCCGCATACGCCTGTATCACCGCCGCAGCGGCGCCGAAGAGACGATCGATGCGATGAGCGAAGCCGGCCTCTACAAGGCGCTGATCCGCTTCGGCCATCCCGAATGCCAGCAGCTCGATGAATGGCTGACCCGCGAGGTGATCCCCACCCTGCGCGACCAGCAGGACACCCACGCCCACACGCCCCGCCGCGTGATGATCGGCTGGCAGAACGAGCGGCTGCTGTTGCTGGAATGGCAGGGCGAGTTGTGGATGCAGTGGGAGAAGGTGCCGCGTTACCTGGAGAGCTGA
- a CDS encoding LysR family transcriptional regulator, with the protein MSTRRPEALAQVSDFDIRLLRIFRSVVECGGFSAAESVLGIGRSAISQQMSDLEQRLGLRLCQRGRAGFALTEEGREVYQSSLQLLSALESFRTEVNGLHQHLRGELNIGLTDNLVTLPHMRITHALARLKERGPDVVINIRMTPPSEVEQGVLDGRVHVGVVPQTVALSGLEYQPLYDERSLLYCAVGHPLFYADDAQISDARLNEQEAIAPTFRLPADIQAHYQALHCTASASDREGMAFLILTGRYIGYLPDHYATFWVQQGRLRALKPNKRFYDLSLATVTRKGRRPHLVLESFLEALAATG; encoded by the coding sequence ATGAGCACCCGTCGCCCGGAAGCGCTGGCCCAGGTCAGCGACTTCGATATCCGCCTGCTGCGCATCTTCCGCAGCGTCGTCGAGTGCGGCGGCTTCTCTGCCGCCGAGAGCGTGCTGGGCATCGGCCGCTCGGCCATCAGCCAGCAGATGAGCGACCTGGAGCAGCGCCTCGGCCTGCGCCTGTGCCAGCGCGGCCGCGCCGGCTTCGCCCTGACCGAGGAAGGCCGCGAGGTGTACCAGTCGTCGCTGCAACTGCTCAGCGCCCTGGAGAGCTTCCGCACCGAGGTCAACGGCCTGCACCAGCACCTGCGCGGCGAGCTGAACATCGGCCTCACCGACAACCTCGTCACCCTGCCCCACATGCGCATCACCCATGCCCTGGCGCGCCTGAAGGAACGCGGGCCGGACGTGGTGATCAACATCCGCATGACCCCGCCCAGCGAGGTGGAGCAAGGCGTGCTCGACGGCCGCGTGCACGTCGGCGTGGTGCCGCAGACCGTGGCGCTCTCGGGGCTGGAATACCAGCCGCTGTACGACGAGCGCTCGCTGCTCTACTGCGCCGTGGGCCACCCGCTGTTCTACGCCGACGACGCCCAGATCAGCGACGCGCGCCTCAACGAGCAGGAGGCCATCGCCCCCACCTTCCGCCTGCCTGCCGACATCCAGGCCCACTACCAGGCGCTGCATTGCACCGCCAGCGCCTCCGACCGCGAAGGCATGGCCTTCCTCATCCTCACCGGGCGCTACATCGGCTACCTGCCGGACCACTACGCCACCTTCTGGGTGCAGCAGGGCCGCCTGCGCGCCCTCAAGCCGAACAAGCGCTTCTACGACCTCAGCCTCGCCACCGTCACCCGCAAGGGCCGGCGCCCGCACCTGGTGCTGGAGAGCTTCCTGGAGGCGCTGGCAGCGACGGGTTGA